The following coding sequences lie in one Thermoanaerobacterales bacterium genomic window:
- the rnpA gene encoding ribonuclease P protein component, whose product MGIITIKDNKDFRRIFARGASRVGPALVVYGLAGEVGTTRFGFTVSKKVGKAVVRNRLRRVLKEICRLHPESFRPGMDYVVIARPRARDLTYRELATELLSLAGDLP is encoded by the coding sequence ATGGGAATAATAACCATCAAGGACAACAAGGACTTCCGCAGGATTTTTGCCAGGGGCGCCTCACGGGTGGGCCCGGCCCTGGTGGTTTACGGCCTGGCGGGCGAGGTGGGGACAACCCGTTTCGGGTTTACGGTAAGCAAGAAGGTCGGCAAGGCCGTGGTGCGGAACCGCCTGCGGAGGGTGTTAAAGGAGATCTGCCGCCTTCACCCGGAATCCTTCCGCCCGGGAATGGATTATGTCGTTATCGCCCGGCCCCGGGCCAGAGACTTGACGTACCGGGAACTGGCGACAGAGCTTCTGAGCCTGGCGGGGGATCTGCCCTAG